The Palaemon carinicauda isolate YSFRI2023 chromosome 43, ASM3689809v2, whole genome shotgun sequence genome window below encodes:
- the LOC137633567 gene encoding uncharacterized protein isoform X2: MFREVIQPLYLEILAWIYRGWTKKKNFKDYLVSQGVNINEVKRNLSKDQWDKFMNPSSLDTWDITMIHVLFQFSKCLARKNDEKWHKQNGSDPEMSLTSMKNLRNETAHNLKIDRIRCAVIINTVYELTIKIQEGLKLVMLWDGVNPEDKEEIEREMDRVFDNTRQKIHEIGKGGIGAEVFDEYQREIDFAKKKKLLEEEGFPCLKIILEKLKSINPLNLITGTSSNPNTPVEKIYTEMKLEGESGPCSVPIEEILNHVPHDDPSRLLLIKGMAGMGKTTLVKKIISDWLSKKDDIKGLNDYDILLYAECRDSIESFKELLVAFFRDVHQKFQGNEIIDVCLAYKCLLIIDGYDELNDKSSKLIQDVLTLKKSRKLSVIVTTRPEFEERFNNQVKSDYTTVSTISLEGIPKEKREEFVCKYYAVLGSGSSPLQSLEELLQYLRKTKHTMHEVWGLPLNLALLTVLWMYKPEVISNITTEAELYWQFHLLSLSKLKERLAKNPLTAHLPLSLLNDRVQQVIEKLCCESFKALQNNEINIPKSTIKYLSKFCYHMKLPAEELTGAFLKKVTTSQGSFHYNFPHKGIMEFMAALFFPMKLTNQSWYQSVNTARVKKIFKKLLGGSLPENLHKYQNMMIHMISLFHVGDGDEMKVSEDAKIEALELLVRSGVNDKRSVLRVLKNIKCDHSSARWIAQRFKLFDEDTTIQDHTIDAYIALLRATEAPLPNRERIKIRISLFDTDGLVELQRQLCRHHINPSVIELRKHIRGDSEPTVEERESIKNLLTNDCKEYEGIWDPTFQIPPNIRNLCVSLPDQPSLDAFCRSLEKTKEIEGLGKNFLCFFSSE; this comes from the exons ATGTTCAGAGAAGTCATTCAGCCTCTTTACTTAGAGATCCTTGCCTGGATATACAGGGGATGGACCAAAAAGAAGAATTTTAAAGACTATCTCGTAAGCCAAGGGGTCAACATTAATGAGGTCAAGAGGAATCTTTCAAAGGATCAAtgggataagttcatgaatccTTCATCACTCGATACATGGGACATAACTATGATTCATGTGCTTTTTCAGTTTTCTAAATGTTTAGCTAGAAAAAATGACGAAAAGTGGCACAAACAAAATGGTTCTGACCCAGAAATGTCCTTAACGTCCATGAAGAATCTAAGGAATGAGACAGCCCACAATTTGAAAATAGACAGAATAAGATGTGCTGtcataataaatacagtatatgaacttacaattaaaattcaagagggcttaaaacttgtCATGCTCTGGGATGGGGTAAAccctgaggataaagaagaaatcgaaagagaaatggacagagtttttgataACACACGACAAAAGATCCATGAGATAGGGaaaggaggtataggagccgaggtctttgatgaatatcaaagggaaattgacttcgcaaaaaagaagaagttattggaagaagaaggcttcccttgtttgaagatcattcttgaaaaattgaaaagcattaatcctctcaacctgataacaggaacctcttctaaccccaacacaccagtagagaagatttacacagaaatgaagctagaaggggaaagtggcccctgtagtgttcctatagaggagatactgaatcacgtacctcatgACGATCCcagtcgactcttactgatcaagggaatggcaggtatggggaaaaccactctGGTTAAGAAGATCATTTCTGACTGGCTCTCTAAGAAGGACGACATCAAAGGCCTTAATGACTATGACATACTTTTGTATGCagaatgcagggattccattgaatcttttaaagagtTGTTAGTGGCGTTTTTTAGAGACGTTCACCAGAAATTCCAaggtaatgaaattattgatgtgtgtttggcttACAAATGTCTActcatcatagatgggtatgaTGAATTAAACGACAAATCATCAAAATTAATCCAAgatgttttgacactgaagaaatcccgcaaacttagtgttattgtgacaaccagacctgaatttgAGGAGAGATTTAACAATCAGGTGAAATCCGATTACACAACTGTctctacaattagtcttgagggaattccaaaggagaagagagaagagtttgtatgcaagtattatgcagtattggggtcaggCAGTTCTCCCTTGCAATCATTAGAGGAATTGTTgcagtatctgaggaaaacaaagCACACTATGCATGAagtgtggggactacccttaaatctcgctctttTAACAGTTCTGTGGATGTATAAACCAGaggttataagcaacatcaccactgaagctgagctctactggcaatttcaCCTTTTGTCTCTATCAAAATTGAAGGAGCGTTTGGCGAAAAACCCGCTCACAGCTCACTTACCACTAAGTCTATTAAATGATAGAGTTCAGCAGGTTATTGAAAAACTATGTTGTGAATCATTCAAAGCATTACaaaataatgaaatcaatattccaaaatccaccatcaaatatttgtccaagttctgttatcatatgaaattgccagccgaagagctaactggcgccttcctgaagaaagtgaccacttcccaagGCTCCTTTCATTACAATTTCCCACATAAAGGGAtaatggaattcatggcagctctgtttttccctatgaaattgacaaaccaatcCTGGTACCAATCAGTAAACACAGCCAGAGTTAAAAAGATCTTTAAAAagcttcttggagggagtctccctgaaaaccttcacaaatatcaaaatatgatgatacatatgatcagcctattccatgtgggtgacggagacgagatgaaggtgtcagaagatgccaagattgaggcactggaactcctagtaaggtcgggagtgaacgacaaacgttctgtgctaagagtcttgaagaatatcaaatgtgatcattcttctgcaagatggatagcacagaggttcaagtTGTTTGATGAGGACACCACAATTcaagatcatacaattgatgcgtacattgccctccttagagccacagaggcccctctcccaaacagagagagaattaaaatcagAATATCCCTTTTtgacactgatgggttagttgaactgCAAAGGCAACTCTGCCGGCATCATATCAACCCATCAGTAATAGAACTAAGGAAACATATCAGaggagattcagagccgaccgtagaagagagagagtcaatcaagaatctactcacaaATGA ttgtaaggaatacgaaggcatctgggacccaacgttccaaatccctccaaatattagGAACCTTTGTGTGAGTCTTCCAGACCAACCCAgtctcgacgccttctgtcgatctttggaaaagacaaaagagaTTGAAGGTTTAGGTAagaattttctctgttttttttcctCTGAGTGA
- the LOC137633567 gene encoding uncharacterized protein isoform X1, whose translation MFREVIQPLYLEILAWIYRGWTKKKNFKDYLVSQGVNINEVKRNLSKDQWDKFMNPSSLDTWDITMIHVLFQFSKCLARKNDEKWHKQNGSDPEMSLTSMKNLRNETAHNLKIDRIRCAVIINTVYELTIKIQEGLKLVMLWDGVNPEDKEEIEREMDRVFDNTRQKIHEIGKGGIGAEVFDEYQREIDFAKKKKLLEEEGFPCLKIILEKLKSINPLNLITGTSSNPNTPVEKIYTEMKLEGESGPCSVPIEEILNHVPHDDPSRLLLIKGMAGMGKTTLVKKIISDWLSKKDDIKGLNDYDILLYAECRDSIESFKELLVAFFRDVHQKFQGNEIIDVCLAYKCLLIIDGYDELNDKSSKLIQDVLTLKKSRKLSVIVTTRPEFEERFNNQVKSDYTTVSTISLEGIPKEKREEFVCKYYAVLGSGSSPLQSLEELLQYLRKTKHTMHEVWGLPLNLALLTVLWMYKPEVISNITTEAELYWQFHLLSLSKLKERLAKNPLTAHLPLSLLNDRVQQVIEKLCCESFKALQNNEINIPKSTIKYLSKFCYHMKLPAEELTGAFLKKVTTSQGSFHYNFPHKGIMEFMAALFFPMKLTNQSWYQSVNTARVKKIFKKLLGGSLPENLHKYQNMMIHMISLFHVGDGDEMKVSEDAKIEALELLVRSGVNDKRSVLRVLKNIKCDHSSARWIAQRFKLFDEDTTIQDHTIDAYIALLRATEAPLPNRERIKIRISLFDTDGLVELQRQLCRHHINPSVIELRKHIRGDSEPTVEERESIKNLLTNDCKEYRGIWDPTFQIPPNIRNLKVILPDQPSLDAFCRSLEKTKEIEFLGKNFLCFFPLSDIIIPRLLSLILSFIVNIVVIIINIIVNIIIIIIITL comes from the exons ATGTTCAGAGAAGTCATTCAGCCTCTTTACTTAGAGATCCTTGCCTGGATATACAGGGGATGGACCAAAAAGAAGAATTTTAAAGACTATCTCGTAAGCCAAGGGGTCAACATTAATGAGGTCAAGAGGAATCTTTCAAAGGATCAAtgggataagttcatgaatccTTCATCACTCGATACATGGGACATAACTATGATTCATGTGCTTTTTCAGTTTTCTAAATGTTTAGCTAGAAAAAATGACGAAAAGTGGCACAAACAAAATGGTTCTGACCCAGAAATGTCCTTAACGTCCATGAAGAATCTAAGGAATGAGACAGCCCACAATTTGAAAATAGACAGAATAAGATGTGCTGtcataataaatacagtatatgaacttacaattaaaattcaagagggcttaaaacttgtCATGCTCTGGGATGGGGTAAAccctgaggataaagaagaaatcgaaagagaaatggacagagtttttgataACACACGACAAAAGATCCATGAGATAGGGaaaggaggtataggagccgaggtctttgatgaatatcaaagggaaattgacttcgcaaaaaagaagaagttattggaagaagaaggcttcccttgtttgaagatcattcttgaaaaattgaaaagcattaatcctctcaacctgataacaggaacctcttctaaccccaacacaccagtagagaagatttacacagaaatgaagctagaaggggaaagtggcccctgtagtgttcctatagaggagatactgaatcacgtacctcatgACGATCCcagtcgactcttactgatcaagggaatggcaggtatggggaaaaccactctGGTTAAGAAGATCATTTCTGACTGGCTCTCTAAGAAGGACGACATCAAAGGCCTTAATGACTATGACATACTTTTGTATGCagaatgcagggattccattgaatcttttaaagagtTGTTAGTGGCGTTTTTTAGAGACGTTCACCAGAAATTCCAaggtaatgaaattattgatgtgtgtttggcttACAAATGTCTActcatcatagatgggtatgaTGAATTAAACGACAAATCATCAAAATTAATCCAAgatgttttgacactgaagaaatcccgcaaacttagtgttattgtgacaaccagacctgaatttgAGGAGAGATTTAACAATCAGGTGAAATCCGATTACACAACTGTctctacaattagtcttgagggaattccaaaggagaagagagaagagtttgtatgcaagtattatgcagtattggggtcaggCAGTTCTCCCTTGCAATCATTAGAGGAATTGTTgcagtatctgaggaaaacaaagCACACTATGCATGAagtgtggggactacccttaaatctcgctctttTAACAGTTCTGTGGATGTATAAACCAGaggttataagcaacatcaccactgaagctgagctctactggcaatttcaCCTTTTGTCTCTATCAAAATTGAAGGAGCGTTTGGCGAAAAACCCGCTCACAGCTCACTTACCACTAAGTCTATTAAATGATAGAGTTCAGCAGGTTATTGAAAAACTATGTTGTGAATCATTCAAAGCATTACaaaataatgaaatcaatattccaaaatccaccatcaaatatttgtccaagttctgttatcatatgaaattgccagccgaagagctaactggcgccttcctgaagaaagtgaccacttcccaagGCTCCTTTCATTACAATTTCCCACATAAAGGGAtaatggaattcatggcagctctgtttttccctatgaaattgacaaaccaatcCTGGTACCAATCAGTAAACACAGCCAGAGTTAAAAAGATCTTTAAAAagcttcttggagggagtctccctgaaaaccttcacaaatatcaaaatatgatgatacatatgatcagcctattccatgtgggtgacggagacgagatgaaggtgtcagaagatgccaagattgaggcactggaactcctagtaaggtcgggagtgaacgacaaacgttctgtgctaagagtcttgaagaatatcaaatgtgatcattcttctgcaagatggatagcacagaggttcaagtTGTTTGATGAGGACACCACAATTcaagatcatacaattgatgcgtacattgccctccttagagccacagaggcccctctcccaaacagagagagaattaaaatcagAATATCCCTTTTtgacactgatgggttagttgaactgCAAAGGCAACTCTGCCGGCATCATATCAACCCATCAGTAATAGAACTAAGGAAACATATCAGaggagattcagagccgaccgtagaagagagagagtcaatcaagaatctactcacaaATGA ttgtaaggaatacagaggcatctgggacccaacgttccaaatccctccaaatattagGAACCTTAAAGTGATTCTTCCTGACCAAcccagcctcgacgccttctgtcgatctttggaaaagacaaaagagattgaatttttaggtaagaattttctctgtttctttcctctgagtgacattataatacctcgcctcctttccctcatcctgtcattcattgttaatatcgttgttatcattatcaatatcattgttaacatcattatcatcatcattattactctatag